From the genome of Candidatus Ruthia magnifica str. Cm (Calyptogena magnifica):
CAATACTATAATTACGCACATGACCCATGTGCAAGCTCCCAGATGGGTATGGAAACATACTCAAGCAGTAATATTTTTCCTTTGAAGTGTCTTCACTAACTTCAAAAGATTTATTTTCTTGCCAATATTTTTGCGCTTGCGCCTCAATTTTTTGAGCGTTATATTCTGAGTTCATAAGGTATTTTTGTTCATATTAGGATCACAGACTTATATGGATGAATTGAGCTCTAATATACCAACTAAATCACCAATATTGTTTAAGTTATTTTCGTTTAAATATTCACTAATACCATCATTGATTTTATGACACACTAATGGATCATAAAACAGTGCTGTACCTATGCCAATAGTTGCTGCACCTGCGATGATAAATTCTATTGCATCGTTAGCAGTGGTAATGCCACCTTGACCAATTATGGGCACATTGTAATGTTTACTAACTTGATAAACTTGATGTACTTTTAACAGAGCGATTGGTTTAATAGCAGGGCCAGATAAACCACCTTGATTATTACCAATGATTGGTTTTTTGGTTTTAGTATCAATACTCATACCCATAAGTGTGTTAATCACTGCTAAAGCATCAGTACCTGCATCAATACAACGTTGAGCGTTTAAAGCAATATCAGTTTGGTTGGGTGATAATTTAGTGATAATTGGCTTTGAGGTATTTTTCCGACAAATATCAACAACTCGATAAGAGATATCTGGGTCATTACCAAATGTTACGCCGCCTTCTCTAACATTTGGACAAGAGATGTTAATTTCAATTGCGTCAATATTTGTGTTATCAAAGCGTTTAGTAATTTCGCCATATTCCTCAATGGATGAACCAGAAATATTAATAATAAAATGTGTTTCAGTTTTATCTAAATTCGGTATAATATCGTTAATCACCACATCCGTACCTGGATTTTGCAAACCAATAGCGTTTATCATACCACTAGGCGTTTCACATACTCTATGAGGGATATTGCCAAGTCTTGGCTCTAGAGTTGTACTTTTAAGACATATAGCACCTACATCGGTATTAGAAAATCCATCAATTCGTGTATACTCTTCACCAAAGCCAACACAGCCTGATAAAAGGACAATGGGTGAGTTTAATGAAAGTCCGCAGAACAGGGTTTTTAAGTTATTTAGCATGGGTGGTATTATACATTTTTGCTGTTAAAATTATTATTCATGAAAGGATTATTCATTAGTGGTAGTGGTACCAATGTTGGTAAAACATTTGTTGCCCAATATTTAATTAGATTATTGTCAAACACTCTTAAGGTTAGTGCTAGAAAGCCAGTTGAAAGTGATTGTGAAAATAAGAATGGGCGGCTAATTCCAAAGGATGCCTTGTTATTATCCAAGGCTTGTAATATTAATGAGCCAATTGACAAGGTGTGCCGATATAAGTTAGAATCGTGTAGTAGTGCGCAAATGGCAAGCCAAGACTCGGGATTAAAACTTACTTTAGATGATTTAGTTGATGCTTGTATGTCAGATGAATTTGTTATTGTTGAAGGGACGGGTGGATTACTTTCTCCAATAGCGAGACAAGCATTAAACAGTGATTTAATTCAAGCACTTGATATGCCAGTAGTGCTAGTGATTAAAGATGAGTTAGGTGCAGTTAATCAAGCGTTACTTAGCATTAACTCTGCGCAGAGTTGCGGGCTTAGTATAAGCATGTTGGTGTTGAATCAGATTCAACCTAATTTTTTGAAAAATGCACAAGCAATCAAGCAACATACGGATATTGATATCAATGTGTTTAATCAAAATCATTTAGCGTCATTTGAAAGAAAAGTTAAAAAAATCCTATTAGTGATTTAATCAAACAGTTTTAAGTTTGGTTTCAATTTAAAAAAATATACCTTCGTCATTTTTTACCTGTATAAATGATAGCAATCGCATTGATAGGCATAAAGTGTTAACTTATTTTTTAGAAAATATTACTTTAAAGCTAAGATTATAATTATTATAGGTTATAGATTGTGTTTCTAGTAATATTTAGAATAATCTGGTTGTGTTAAAATTTCTTTAACACAACCAGTAAAAAATAGGTGATGGAGTTGCGTGATAAGCTTTAAGTAGAACACAATACAGACATGTTTTTTAGTTGTATTCTCTTTCACAATCGGTTAGACTTATTTTGAAGCTTTCTCTAGAAAAAAGTCTATTTGCATAATTTGTAACGGCTTTTCCTGGTGTGCCTAGCACAATATCAAGTTTTTTTAAACGCCATAATAAAGCGCCTAGACAAGCATCAACAATAGTCATATTGTCACTCTTAAAGAAGGCTTTATAAGCAAATAAAGGCACCAATTCAATTAGATTATTTTTTAGAATTTTACGTGCTTTGTTGGCGTCTTTTTTGATGCCTAATTCAATGTTGTTTACCAATTCAAACAAACAACCAGGTGCTCTGGTAAATCTAAAGATAAGCAATCTTTTCTCTGATTTTTCAATAGGGTCCACAGGTAGTAATGGTGGGAACGGAAAACGTTCATCAAGATATTCCATCACCACTGAAAGGTCGTATAAAACAATACCTCTATCAAACAAAGTAGGCAATGATTGATATGGATTAAGCTCTAGAATTTCTTCAGGAATTTCTTCAAGCTTTAAATTTAATACCCCTCTTTCAATATTTTTTTCAGCCATGATGAAGCGTACTGCATGAGACTGTATATCTTGTGGTGAAGAATAAAGCGTTGTTGAAGATGGATTAGGTTTTGTTAACATAATAATTATTATTAAAAAATAATAATAACAGTGTTTTTTAAGACGCTGTTATAGAGTGAACTTTACTTGTATTAGAAATTAATTTTTAGTACGCCATTTGCCGTACTTAATATCTTTCCAATATTCTTTTTTCATTAAATAGGAGAAAATGAACAAGATAAACAAAAAGCCCAATACTTTAATACCAAGGTCAAATCGTACTAGTTTAGCTGGCTCACCAACATAGTCTAGAAAATTGCTAATATCTCTGATATCTTGTTCAAATTCTTTGCTAGATTTGTTTTGTTTCAATTGCCATAGAACATCTGGCATGGAGGCGTTTTCTAGTATATGGTTGTTTACACCAAACACACGTGAATCGTCTTTATAAAATCCACGTAAATAGGAATATATCCAATCTACGTCTTTTGAACGTGACACTAAAGACAAGTCTGGATTACTGCCAAACCATTGTTTTGCATTAGAAATAGACATGGCTGAAGTAATTAGTGAACCCACTTTTTCGTTGGTAAATATTAGATTTTTTTCAACCTCTTTATCAGTGGCTTTCATTAAGTTTTCTTCAATTTCTTCTTTAGAAATTTTTTTTAAAAAACTTTTAGCTTGGTCGGGGCTAGTAATTTCACTATCAAGTGCTCTTGAAAGAGCCACAAAATCATCATGTTTTAGTGATTGATTATTTAACACAGCTATTTTTGCTTTCTCATAAGCAGCAATGACATCATCTAAGAATAAGTCCTTTCCAATACGATTGTAGCGCATAAATTGGATTGAATGACAACCAGAGCAGTAATTCATAAATAACTTTACACCTCTTTGTAACGATTTTTTATCATTTATGTCAGTATTAGCATGATCTAAATGAACTTCAGTTGATGCTAAGACATTAAAATAGAAGGTTATAATCGATATTATAAGTATTACATGTAATTGTTTTTTCATCATTTACTCCGTTACTCTTGTTGGCACTATTTTTGTTTTTCCAATGGAGGTAAACCAAGGCATTAAGATAAAGAATCCAAAATAAGTGACTGTAAATATTCTTGCTAATAGTGCATTAATTGGTGTTACTGGCTGCATGCCTAAGTAACCAAGTATGACAAAACTGATAACAAAAATTCCTAGAGCGACTTTATAAGGCCATGAGCGATAACGGATTGATTTCACGCTAGATTTATCCAACCACGGAAGTGCAATTAAAATTAATAATGCTGAAAACATGCCAACAACACCTGGGAATTGTGAACTAAACATAGGCGGAATGGCTCTTAATACTGAGTAAAAAGGTGTCAAGTACCAAAGTGGTGCAATATGACTAGGTGTTTTAAGTGGGTTTGCTTCAACAAAATTAGCATTTTCTAAAAAATAGCCATTCATTGCTGGGGCGAAAAATACAACAGCTGAGAAAATCATTAAAAATACTATCACGCCAACAATATCTTTAACACTGTAATATGGATGAAATGGAATGCCATCTTTAGGAATGCCATCTTTGTTTTTATTTTTCTTGATTTCTATCCCGTCTGGATTATTTGAGCCCACTGTGTGTAATGCCACAATGTGCAAAAACACCAAAATAACTAAAATTAACGGTAAAGTAATCACGTGTAATGAAAAGAATCGATTTAAAACAGGGTCGCCAACTGCATAGTCACCTAAGATAAAGGTTAGAATGTCTGGGCCAAATACGGGCACAGAGCCAAATAGTGAGATAATCACTTGTGCGCCCCAATATGACATTTGTCCCCATGGTAATACGTAGCCCATAAAGGCTTCTGCCATTAATGCAATATATAGTACCATACCTAAAATCCAAATCAATTCACGCGGGGCTTTGTATGAGCCATAAAGTAAACCACGATACATGTGCAAATAAATAACAATAAAAAAAGCAGAGGCGCCTGTTGAGTGTAGATAGCGAATGAGCCAACCCCAGTTAACATCACGCATAATGTATTCAACTGAAGCAAAGGCATGTATTGCATCAGGTTTAAAGTGCATAGTTAAAAAAATGCCTGTTACAATCTGCATGACCAATACTAACATAGCCAATGAACCAAAAAAATACCAAAAATTAAAATTTCTAGGAGTGTAATATTCTGCTAAATGCTCGTTCCAAACTTTGGTTAGTGGGAATCTTTGATTAATCCAGTTTTTATTGTTATTCATCCTATTCTCCTGATTATGCTTTTGGGTTAATGCCAATTCTAATGAGAGAATCTGCGACAAAATAATAAGGTGGAATAACCAAATTTGTTGGTGCTGGAACGCCAGCATAAACTCTACCTGCTAAGTCAAACTTAGAGCCATGGCAGGGACAGTAAAAACCACCTTTCCATGTATCTCCACCAAGATCGGCAGAGCCTAGTTTAGGTCGATAGGTTGGCGAACAGCCTAAATGGGTACAAACACCAACAATAACGGCAATATTAGGATTAATTGAGCGATAAATATTTTTAGCGTATTCTGGTTGTTGAGAGAGTTTATTACTGTCAGGGTCGGTTAAGATACTATTCAACGTACTTAAATTTTCAATGGTTGTTTTATCACGTTTAAAAATCCAAACGGGCTTTTTTCGCCATAGAACCCTAACTAATTGTCCATTATCCAACTTACTAATATCAACATCAACTGGTGCGCCAGCAGCTTTTTCTCTTGCTGAAGGCATCCATGATGATAAAAATGGCACCAACACAAAACCAACACCTACTGCACCAATTACGCTTGTAGCGCCCGTTAAAAAACGTCTTTTTTTTAAGTCTATCTCTTGTTTTGACATAGGGTTACAATCCTTTATTTTGAAAAATCGAAATAAAATCTAATTTTAGACCCAAATCATTATAATGTATATCAGCTTTATATAATAGATAATTGTTATGAGAGCTATTTGTTGATATTAATTTTGATTTCTACGTGTGTTATAGACACAAGCGCTGGTATTTGTATCAAAAGTTCTAGCAATGTCACTAATTGCTTTTGAGCTCTAAAGGCAATGGCTTGGTTATGAGTTATTAATGTTGCTGTGTTATCCCTAATTAAACATAATTCAAGTGGTTTTAATGTATCTTGTAAAAGCTTAGCCAACTCAATGTTGATTTGATTATAGGTCTTTGCTTGGGCAAATAGTTGCCCAAGTTGGCCACTAGGCATAAAACTTGCAAGATTTGTTAGGGCTTTATACTGACACATTTGTATATCTATGAGAAAATGGGTTATTTAAATTAATTTAAACATATCCTATATGAGTATTTTAAATAAAGTTTTATCAAAAATTATTGGTTCTAGAAACGATCGATTCATTAAGGTATTGTACAAAACTGTTGATAAAATTACTGAATTGGAGTCAAAAATGCAAGCACTTAGTGACGAACAACTCAAATCTAAAACCCAAGAATTTAAAGATAGAATTAACAATAAAGAGACCCTAGATTCAATTCTTGTTGAGGCGTTTGCCGTGATTCGTGAGACATCAACACGAGTATTAGATCTTAGACACCATGATGTGCAACTCATTGGTGGCATGGTACTTAATGATGGTAATATCGCAGAGATGGGCACAGGCGAAGGTAAAACTTTAGTGGCAACTCTACCTGCCTATCTTAATGCGCTTAGCGGTAAAGGCGTACACATAGTCACTGTGAATGACTACTTAGCAACTCGTGATGCACAATGGATGGGCAAAGTATTTGATTTTTTAGGCATGAGTGTGGGTGTTATTGTCTCAAATATGGCACATGAAGACAAGCAATCAGCCTATCTGTGTGACATTGCTTATGCAACTAATAATGAGTTGGGTTTTGATTATCTTCGTGACAATATGGCATTTACTTCTGAGCAAAAAGTGCAACGTATACTTAATTTTGCCATTGTGGATGAGGTGGATTCTATTTTAATTGATGAGGCTAGAACGCCTTTGATTATTTCTGGTCCAGTGGATGATTATGCACAAATTTATCAGACTATTAACCATATGATTCCTAATTTTACAAAGCAAATAGAAAATGGAGAAGGCAAAGAAATAGTCATTGAAGTGGCGGGTGATTATACCGTTGATGAAAAGCACAAGCAAGTGTTTTTGACTGATGATGGTCATGGTAAAGCTGAGCACTTATTAATTGATGCTGAAGCCTTACCAGAGGGTGTTAGTCTTTATGATGCGAGCAATATTTTACTAATGCAACATATTAATTCAGCATTACGTGCGCATATTTTATTCCAAAAAGATGTGGACTATATTGTGCAAGATGACGAGGTTGTGATTGTTGACGAATTTACTGGCAGGACTATGCCAGGTCGTCGTTGGTCAGAAGGGCTACATCAGGCTATTGAAGCTAAAGAAGGAGTGAGCATTAAAAAGGAAAACCAGACGCTTGCCTCAATTACTTTTCAAAACTATTTTAGACTTTACACAACACTTTCAGGTATGACAGGTACTGCCGATACTGAAGCTGTGGAATTTCAAGATATTTATGGTCTGGAAACCTTAGTTGTTCCACCTAATAAACCGTCAGCACGTGCAGATAAATCAGACAAAATTTATTTAACAACACAAGAAAAATTTGAAGCTATTGCATTTGATGTTGCCAATTGCCAGCAAATTGGACAGCCAGTTTTGGTAGGTACTAGCAGTATTGAAAATTCAGAATTAATTTCAACCCTATTAGAAAAAAACAATATCAAACACGAAGTTTTAAATGCTAAACAGCATGAGAGAGAGGCAATTATTATTGCTAATGCCGGTAGTATCGGTGCAGTGACCATTGCGACTAATATGGCAGGTCGAGGTACGGATATTGTACTTGGTGGTAAATTGTCTGAAGAGGCAACTGATAAGCAAAAAGTTGATTGGAAAATTCAGCATGACGACGTTATTAAAGCAGGTGGCTTACATATTGTGGGCACAGAACGTAATGAGTCACGTCGAGTGGATAATCAATTACGTGGTCGTGCTGCCCGTCAGGGAGATGTTGGTTCAACGCGTTTTTATTTGTCATTAGAAGATAATTTAATGCGCATTTTTGCCAGCAAAAAAATGGCATCTATGATGCAAAAATTGGGCATGGAAAAAGGCGAGGCGATTGAGCATAAAATGGTCAATCGAGCTATTGAAAACGCCCAAAGAAAGGTAGAAGGTATGAACTACGATGCACGTAAACACCTTTTAGAATATGATGATGTTGCCAGTGATCAAAGAAAAGTTATCTATCAATTACGTGATGATTTGATGAGTGTCAGCGATGTTCAAGATCGTTTTATTAGTATTAGAGTAAAAGTCATTGAGCAGTTTTTTGCAGACTATATTTCAGCTGAATTGATGGAAGAGGATTGGGATGTTGAAGGCTTACATAATGCACTAAAATTAGACTATTCAGCTGATTTTCCATTAAAACAATGGCTTGATGAGGGTATTGATATTGATGAATTACAATTAAGAATTATTCAAGGACTCAGTACAATTTGTGACCATAAAGAAAAAATCGTTGGTACTAAACCTATGCGTGAATTTGAAAAATCAGTTATGTTGCAGACTCTTGATCACTATTGGAAAGAGCATTTAGCAGCTATGGATTATTTACGCAAAAGTGTTAATTTACGTGGTTATGTGCAAAAAAATCCAACGCAAGAATATAAGCACGAATCGTTTGCTATGTTTACCTCGATGCTAGACACCATTAATATTGAAATTGTTAAATCTCTATCAAGCGTTACTATTAATGAAAATACCAATGTATCAGATGTTGAACAGGAAAATAATGAAGGTGTGCAGGTTCAGCATGAAGAAGTTGAAACCTTGGGTGTTAATGACGCTGAATTAGAAATTGCGAAACAAAATAAATTTCAAAAAAGAAAGAAAAAAGTAGGGCGAAATGATCCTTGTTCTTGTGGTTCAGGAAAAAAATATAAAAAATGTCATGGCTAACTACATCGGCTTAATGTCTGGTACTAGTCTTGATGGTGTTGATGGAGTTATTATCAATGGAATGGGTAGGAAAGTACTAACACAAGCTTATTTACCCTATTCTGACAAGCTAAAGAAAAGCCTATTAGAACTTACCCAAAATTCAAAAACTTTATTAGAAAATCTGGCTAATATTGACATTCAAGTGGCGAATTGTTTTTCTGATACAGTATATTTATTATTGCAACAAGCAGGGCTTAAGGTAAAGAATATCAAAGCAATTGGCTCACATGGTCAAAGTATTTTCCATAAGGGTGGTAAGTATTCAATGCAAATTGGACATGGTGCATTGATTGCCGAACAAACAAGTATTACCACAGTGGCTGATTTTCGTATGCAAGATGTAGCCGCTGGTGGGCAAGGCGCACCACTCACACCGCTTTATCATCAGCATATACTTAATGGCAAAGACGGCGTAATTATTAATCTGGGTGGTATTGCTAATATCACTCATAGTTTTAATGGTGGAGTAGTCGGGTTTGATACAGGTCCTGCTAATACATTACTAGATAACTGGATAAAAAAGAACAAAGGATTGGATTATGATCAGGACGGTGTTTGGTCGCGTTCTGGACTAGTGAATGAATCCTTATTAAATTCAATGCTTGCAGATGATTATTTTTATCAAGGCTACCCTAAAAGCACAGGTCCAGAATATTTTAATTTAGACTGGCTCTCGCAACATCTAAATGGCACTGAGCAACCTGAAGATGTACAAAGAACGCTAATAGAGCTCTCAGTGATGAGTATTTCTGCAAACATTCCCTTAGGTGCAGATACGTATTTATGTGGTGGTGGTGTACACAATTTATTTTTATTTGAGCGTTTGGTTTATCAAAACCCTGATAGCAAAGTTACATTAACTAATGATTTGGGTGTATTTGTGGATTATGTAGAAGCTGCTGCATTTGGTTTTTTTGCTCAACGAACTTTAGCAGGTTTACCGTCAAATTTACCGTCGGTAACAGGCGCTAAGAGCGAAAGGGTATTAGGAGCAATTTATGCAATTTAAAATGATTCAACCGGATGATTGGCATTTGCATGTGCGTTCAGGTGCAGCATTAAAATCAATTATTGGTATGACAGCAGCGCAAATGGGTAGAGCAATTATTATGCCTAATTTAAACCCACCTGTGACTAACGCTCTTCAGGCATGCACTTATAAAGAGGAAATTTTATCTGCTCTGCCAAAGGGCAGCAAATTTAACCCATTGATGGTTTTATATTTGACTGACAATACCACACCTAAAGACATTCAAGAAGCGATTGATAATAGCGTTGTAGCAGCTAAGTTGTATCCTGCAGGGGTAACGACTAACTCTGATAGTGGTGTGACCAATATTGCCAAACTGTATCCGACACTGGAGAGTATGCAAAAATTAGACATACCACTTTTGGTGCACGGTGAAGTAACGCGTGCTGAAGTGGATATTTTCGACTGCGAGGCAGTTTTTATTGATGAGGTCTTGAATCAAGTGGTGAGTGATTTTCCTGAGTTGAAAATTGTATTTGAACATATTACCACTAAAGACGCCGTTGATTTTGTTTTGGCAAGTCATCATAAAATAGCAGCAACTATTACACCACATCATCTTTTGCTCAATAGAAATGATATGTTGATGGGTGGTATCAAGCCACATTATTTTTGTTTGCCAGTTTTAAAGCGTAAGAATCCTCATCAATTAGCACTATTAGACGTTGTAACTAGTGGCAATTCTAAATTTTTCTTAGGTACAGATTCTGCACCACACACTAAGGCGAATAAAGAGTCTGCTTGTGGTTGTGCTGGTATTTTTACCGCACATTGTGCCATTGAACTTTATGCGATGGTTTTTGAATGCCAAAATTCAATAGATAAGTTAGAAGGATTTGCCTCAAAATTCGGTGCAGATTTTTATAATTTACCCTATAATATACAAACCATTACACTTAAAAAACAAGATTGGACTGTTCCAGAAAGCTATCCTTTTGCATATAGCGATATTGTGCCATTTATGGCAACTAAAACACTTAGCTGGAAACTTATAGGATCGTGAATAATACCAGTACCAGTTAGATAGGCCAATCACCATTAGTGGATTATTCTTATGTGTTTTCATTTTTATTGCCTGCTCTTAAAATAGGTGCAATGAAATATGTTAAGTTTAGATAATTAATTCATATACCACTTTGTGTAAGTTTTGACTTGAATAAAAAAAATAAATTAGATTTATCTCAAAGAGCTTTAGCGAAAAAACTGTAAGTAGCACCTACGTTTATTTTAAAAATTAAAATAGTTGTATATTTAGATATTATAAAGCTTTAAGACTTAACTCTTATCAAGTTATTGATTTATTTTCTCAACTTGATAAAAAAATTCTTAAAGAAGGCTACTCAGAGTCCAAAAAAGTTTTTGGCATCTTTAACGTCTGACTTTATTTGTCGTTTTAGTGCTGAAAAAGAATCAAATTTTTGTTCATCACGAATTTTATATTTGAATACAGTCTTGGCATTTTCACCATAAATCTGGCTGTTAAAATCAAATAAAAAAGCTTCTAATAAAATTATTTCGCCCCCAATTGTGGGGCGTTTACCAAGATTGCATACACCGTTATAAATCTTACCATTTAATTCTACATTAACGGCAAACACGCCTAATAATGGGCTTATTTTTCTTTTAATGAGAATATTAATGGTGGGAAAATCGATAGCTCTGCCTTGTTTTTGGCCATGAATGATTTTTCCTGAGATTGAAAATTCTCGTCCTAATAGCTGATTTGCTAAGTTAAAATCACCTTTTTTAAGTGATTGTCTGATTTTTGAACTACTAACTCTGTGAAAGTTGTGAAGCACGGTAGGTGTTTTTTCTACTTCAAAATCAAAAGTTTGTAGTAAAGAAAAATCACCTGTTCGGTTGGCGCCAAAACGAAAATCATCGCCAACTATACAGTGTTTAATATTGAGTTTTTTTAGCAGAATCTGCTGAATGAAGGCATCAGCAGAAAGTTGTGAGAATGGCGTATTAAAGTTAATTAACAAGTATTCCTCTAGTCCAAGATTTGTAAGCAAGGCGTGTTTTTGTTTAAAACTACTTAATGTGGCTTGCATATGTCCAAAAAAGTGTTGTGGCGTTGGTGAAAATGAAATAAGCACTGATGGTAAATTCATGATTTGTGCTTTTTTAACCAAAGTTTTGATAATTTTTTGATGTCCTATATGAACACCATCAAAGTTGCCAATGGTAACGACACTGCCAAAATGAGATTTTAAATTTTGTAAGCCACGAATGAGTTTCATAAACGTTTATTTTAGTTTAATTGGCAGATGATGTTATCAACTGGTTTTGGTACGCCAATATTTAACCGAGATAAAGATTTGAATTCACCTTTGACATCCTGGCAGTGAATGAGTAAATGATAGTGGGTGAATCTGTGTTTAAAAGTGATTAGATTTTTTTTTACCATAGCTGATGGGTGAAGATCAGCTATGGTTTGCTGAATGTCTTTGTCATTATCTGCGCATTCTACAAAGCTCCATAACCCACCACAAATGCCATTGTTTGGGCGTTTTTGTAGATAGATATTGTGTTCATCTTTAAAAATTAGCATGGCAATTGAGCGTGTGGCTTTGTTTTTCTTTGGCTTTTTCTTTGGGTATTTATTTTGAGTGTTAGTTTGTTGTGCCAAGCAATCAGATCGGATTGGGCACTGTTCACAATCTGGTTTACGTTGGGTGCACAGGGTTGCGCCTAGATCCATGATGGCTTGTGTATAGTCTGCATTGTGTTCATTAGGCGTATGATATTTGGCTAAGTGTCAAAGTTCTTTAAGTGTTTTGCTTTGTCCGTAATGACCTTTAACTTGATGGTATCTTGAAAGTACACGTTTAACATTGCCATCAAGTATGGCATAGTTTTGATTAAAGCTAATGGATAAAATAGCACCTGCTGTGGATTCGCCCACACCATGCAAGTCAATTATTTGTTTAAATTTAGTTGTAAAATTGCCTTGGTATTGGTTCATGATAATATTGTCAGTTGTGTGTATGTTTCTTGCTTTGGAGTAATATCCTAAGCCTGCCCATTGAGCTAATACTGAATCTTCAGAAGCTCTGGCTAAGGAGACCAATGTTGGAAAATGCTGAATAAAATTATTAAAATAATCAATAACCGTTGTTACTTGAGTTTGTTGCAACATGATTTCACTCAGCCAAACATGATAAGTATTGTTTGGCGTGTCTTGTTCCGTTTGCCAAGGTAGGTAATGACGACCAAATTTATCAAACCATTTCAGTAGTGGCCTTGAGATTGGGCGCACTATTTTAAATTAAGCGGGTCGTGTGGATTAATACCATC
Proteins encoded in this window:
- the ribF gene encoding bifunctional riboflavin kinase/FAD synthetase, which translates into the protein MKLIRGLQNLKSHFGSVVTIGNFDGVHIGHQKIIKTLVKKAQIMNLPSVLISFSPTPQHFFGHMQATLSSFKQKHALLTNLGLEEYLLINFNTPFSQLSADAFIQQILLKKLNIKHCIVGDDFRFGANRTGDFSLLQTFDFEVEKTPTVLHNFHRVSSSKIRQSLKKGDFNLANQLLGREFSISGKIIHGQKQGRAIDFPTINILIKRKISPLLGVFAVNVELNGKIYNGVCNLGKRPTIGGEIILLEAFLFDFNSQIYGENAKTVFKYKIRDEQKFDSFSALKRQIKSDVKDAKNFFGL
- the pyrC gene encoding dihydroorotase; this translates as MQFKMIQPDDWHLHVRSGAALKSIIGMTAAQMGRAIIMPNLNPPVTNALQACTYKEEILSALPKGSKFNPLMVLYLTDNTTPKDIQEAIDNSVVAAKLYPAGVTTNSDSGVTNIAKLYPTLESMQKLDIPLLVHGEVTRAEVDIFDCEAVFIDEVLNQVVSDFPELKIVFEHITTKDAVDFVLASHHKIAATITPHHLLLNRNDMLMGGIKPHYFCLPVLKRKNPHQLALLDVVTSGNSKFFLGTDSAPHTKANKESACGCAGIFTAHCAIELYAMVFECQNSIDKLEGFASKFGADFYNLPYNIQTITLKKQDWTVPESYPFAYSDIVPFMATKTLSWKLIGS
- a CDS encoding anhydro-N-acetylmuramic acid kinase, with the protein product MANYIGLMSGTSLDGVDGVIINGMGRKVLTQAYLPYSDKLKKSLLELTQNSKTLLENLANIDIQVANCFSDTVYLLLQQAGLKVKNIKAIGSHGQSIFHKGGKYSMQIGHGALIAEQTSITTVADFRMQDVAAGGQGAPLTPLYHQHILNGKDGVIINLGGIANITHSFNGGVVGFDTGPANTLLDNWIKKNKGLDYDQDGVWSRSGLVNESLLNSMLADDYFYQGYPKSTGPEYFNLDWLSQHLNGTEQPEDVQRTLIELSVMSISANIPLGADTYLCGGGVHNLFLFERLVYQNPDSKVTLTNDLGVFVDYVEAAAFGFFAQRTLAGLPSNLPSVTGAKSERVLGAIYAI
- a CDS encoding NUDIX domain-containing protein, whose product is MDLGATLCTQRKPDCEQCPIRSDCLAQQTNTQNKYPKKKPKKNKATRSIAMLIFKDEHNIYLQKRPNNGICGGLWSFVECADNDKDIQQTIADLHPSAMVKKNLITFKHRFTHYHLLIHCQDVKGEFKSLSRLNIGVPKPVDNIICQLN